The following nucleotide sequence is from Salvia miltiorrhiza cultivar Shanhuang (shh) chromosome 7, IMPLAD_Smil_shh, whole genome shotgun sequence.
TGCATGAAACTGACGGCGTTTGCTAGATGCAAATGGGGGCTGAATCTATTCTTTAATTACCAATGTGATTTGCTCATGCACTCATGCTTTAGGTTTGTTTGCTAATAGTAGCTAGGAGTTTTTATCCTGTATGACAAAGCTTGTTGATttgtttcagttttgcagtcTATGGATCAGGATGCTAGAAAGGAGCTCACACCACTAAAATTGAGAGCAAAGGCAGCAAAATTTGCCAAATCAACTGTCAAGAATCAGCTGGCAGCATTTAAGGTTGTATTAGATCAGCAGATGGAAAAGAAAAGTTTCTGCTTCAGTGTTGTGCTTCTTAGCAGGAAATCATACAATTTGCCCATCGAAGCTCAACTATATTCAGTTGGCTGAATTTCATTTGTTGCTCGCACCATTTGCTTACAGGATGTTTATGTCCTGTTTCTTATCCATATATCATGAGTTTCGTTTTAAagctatttattttattcatgcATCTCTATCATAGTTCGTAGATAGAATTACATGGCTAACTGTGGCGGCTAAGCTCTTGGTTTCTATCTAAGTCGAAATGTTCCTGTCTAGCCATCTAGGTCTAAATCCACTTTTGTTATATGTTGGGTAATTTTGGAAGAAATGTGTAGAATACATAATATGGCCCTCCACTTATAGACATAACTTCAATGAGCTGACGGATGTTTATTCCATTGCTTACAGCGGTATGGCATATGGGCAGATTGGGATAATCCATATCTCACTCTTGATCCAGAGTATGAAGCTGCTCAGGTATTTTATGTCCCTATATGAAGTGTCTCATTCATGGATTTTGACGAGTTATGACTATTATTAATGAATCTATATCTGTATTATAAAGCTTAAGTTTCTCTGTGATCTTGAATTCATATTCCTATTGTTTCCAGAGTGGTCTTATCATCTTTCCTTTTTGTCTACACAAATTATACTAGATTGAAGTGTTCGGGAAAATGGCGTTGCAAGGGTATATCTATAGAGGAAGGAAACCAGTACATTGGAGTCCTTCATCTCGAACTGCTCTTGCAGAGGCTGAATTGGAGGTACCGAATCTTTTGTTTTCACTTATATCCCTTATTTTGGTATCTAGCACCGACTAAGTAGAAAAAATTTAGAATTGAGCGAAACTTTCGGCTTTTAAGCTGAAGATTGACTATTTATGGTTTTCAGTATCCTGAGGGGCATGTTTCAAAGAGCATATATGCAATTTTCAAATTAGTCTCTGGCACAACTTCATGTAAACTGCTAGAGGATTTCTTACCCAATTTGGGCTTGGCCATATGGACTACAACTCCGTGGACTATTCCTGCTAATGCTGGTAAGCTTTTATTTCAGCCAGATAATTTCTTCATCTCTCCCACACCCCTCCAAATTGTCATTGTTTTTGTTGCTGTTATTGAAAATGAAAAGTTTGTGTGCATTGTTTTGCAATACCTAAAAAGCTTGTACATGATATATTCTTCTTCACTTGCTTCTTTTTGTATACACTTTATATAGCTAGTAGCTACTGTATAAATGATGTTTTTTCTCCCTTCAGCTGTTGCTGTCAATTCAAAGCTTCAATACGCTGTTGTTGAAGTTCATTCCAATTCTGTGGACCCTACTGCGTCTTCAGCCAGTAAAGAGAAAAAACTTGGAAGAATCTTGAAGGAAAACAACAACCTGCACTTAATTGTTGGATTAGACCTTGTGCCAACTCTAGAAGCAAAATGGGGTGTGAAGCTTACCGTGAAGGCAACAGTGACAGGCACAGATCTAGAGAATTGCAGGTATGTTCATCCTGTAGAGAGCAGAGAATGCCCAGTCGTCATTGGTGGGGATTACATCACGACTGAGTCAGGAACAGGACTTGTTCATACTGCTCCTGGCCATGGACAGGAAGATTATGTGACTGGCCTTAAATATGGTTTGCCTGTCCTCTCCCCGGTGGATGACGAAGGGAAATTTACTGAAGAAGCTGGACAATTTGATGGTCTTGACGTACTTGGTAACGGCAATATTGCTGTTATTAAGTGCTTGGACGAAAACTTATTAATGATTATGGTTGAGCCATATAGTAAGTTTATTCTTGCCTTGGTGATCTGCCTAGTCATTCCTTTCTTCTCCGATCGTATCACAATAATTGAAATTGTAGTTATACGGTCTTCTTCTCCTAACACTTAAAAAATGCAGATCACAAGTACCCATACGATTGGCGAACAAAGAAGCCTACGATTTTCAGGGCAACTGAACAATGGTTTGCTTCAGTGGAAGGATTCCGTAAGGCTGCAATGGATTCGATTAACCAAGTAACTTGGATTCCTCCGCAGGTAATTAATCAGCCTTCATCTATAGTTTCTAGTAGATGACAATGAGTTTCCACTATTTTCCTGTGTTACTTTCTGTTTGTCTCTCGCCACTAAAGGGGGATAATAAGTCTgggttggatttttttttttaatcttgttGAGTTTCACTGTCATTAAGCTCATATTGTATTAATAGGCAGAAAATCGAATTTCGGCCATGACTTCAAGTCGTTCTGATTGGTGCATCTCCCGGCAAAGAACTTGGGGTGTTCCAATCCCAGTTTTTTATCACGTGGAGTCGAAGGAACCATTGATGAACGAAGAAACTATTGATCATATCAAGTGTAAGGGCTATCAAATGTTTACTTTCTTACATTTATGTGTGTAATTTGGTTATTGCTCGTAACGTTTTTTTGGAATTTAATTATACAACTgcaatttatataaaatttcgGACTCTACTCTCTTCATCAGCACACTGTAAAATATTCTTTTCGCGTACTTATCTACCACTTATTTATTTGGCAGCTATAATATCTCAGAAAGGGAGCGATGCATGGTGGTACATGAAGGTGGAGGAATTGCTTCCAGAAAAGTATCGCGACCAAGCATCAAGCTatgtaaaaggaacagatacAATGGATGTCTGGTTTGACTCGGGTATACAACCATTCtggtgtttattttatttttatttatatatttataaatcttTGACCATTTCTGATGTGCACACTGCAAACTAGACATAGTCCCAGTTAAAGatagataaaaaaaagtaaGATAGTGCTGAACTGCCGACTGGTTTTTAAAGGGTGCATCTTCCTTTTATTCCAGCATTTGAGCAGGATGTCTGCTGAGGCAGATGCACTAGGGACgtttttttaaatgatgatATCTGAATCtagtatatactatattttttgcGTGCTATATATTGTTGCTTGAGAGCGTTCAATCATGGATATTTGTGTGCACACAACATTATTGAATCAGCTCAAAAACTACATTTAATTAGTGTAAAGAGTGGTCACCATTCTTTGAAGATTAAATATTAACTACATCGGTTTGTTTTAGGTTCTTCATGGGCTGCAGTACTGGGGAAGAGAAATGGTCTTAGTTATCCTGCAGATTTGTATCTCGAGGGTACAGATCAGCATCGTGGCTGGTTCCAAAGTTCGTTGCTGACAAGTATTGCTACAAATGGTAAGAGATGCACATTTATCTTCAACAATTTTATCTAGTGTGACAAGTTCAATTCGTTGCTAGTTGACTATCTGCCAGTGGTTATAATCTAGTATACCCCTTGTTTAGTCGTACAAAAATGTGATTTTGTAAGTTGAAAGAGTTTGGTGAACCACCATGATCCCCTGcaagaagaaaatgaaattttaGGTTAAGCAGTTAATTGAAGTGATTTTTATGACAAGGATACTAAATCTAGTCTCTCCGAGGATGTAAGATATGCTTGTTACTTTGTGACACGTTGGAGGCTTATATTCCTAAGAAATGTTATTTTTGATATTGCAGGAAAAGCTCCATATCTTGGTGTCATAACGCATGGATTTGTACTTGACGAAAAGGGCTTCAAGATGAGCAAATCTGTTGGAAATGTTGTTGACCCAAGAACTGTGATTGAAGGAGGGAAAGACCAGAAGGTAGGAATGACCATATGCTGCtcgagagtttttttttttttttcaaacgcTGAAGTTTGCCTTGATCATCTTCCACAGGAGGCTTTCGGTGCAGATGTACTTAGGTTATGGGTCTCCAGTGTAGATTATTCCGGTGATGTCATGATCGGAAATACAGTCCTCCGTCAAATGTCAGACATATACAGGAAACTAAGAGGAACCTTGCGATTTCTTCTGGGCAACTTGCACGATTGGAAAGTATGCCGTCTCTTGAAGCTCGTGTCGTTTGCTTTTAAATGTCTGGCTACTGTCGGTTTAGGTTGTAAACTTTGCAATAGAGTCTCTCTTGCACTTGTCACACACACTACACCCACAATGTTGCCTGGTTGTTTTTTTGGGTGCACAAATACCAATTAGAGATATGTAGTTTCTCATCGACCCTTTCTGATTGCCCTTGtgaattttattgatttttgcAGGCTGATTATGCTGTTCCGTATAGTGAGCTCCCGATGATAGATCAATACGCTCTGTTTCAACTTGAAAATGTCGTAAGGAACATCAAAGAGAGCTATGACAATTACCAGTTCTTCAAGATTTTTCAGGTATATTCCGTCATTGCAACTAATAAAAGCCCATGTTGTAAAATTACATCTCTACAAAATATATGTATCACAGTTATATTCAAATTTGAATGATGTAATCCTCAGTTTTTCTTCTTatgtttctattttattttcatcCTTAACAGATCATTCAGCGGTTTGTTGTTGTTGATCTCTCAAGTTTCTACTTGGATGTTGCCAAAGATCGACTTTATGTCGGGTGAGCAGTTATTTCATTTCGGCCATCACCAATATTGATGCCTAGGATGAGATTCATTACAAAATAGTTTCTTGATTTATTCATCAAGACATATTGATGCCTAGGAGGCTAGGGGAAATCATCCATCTAAATTCAAATCGAAAGCGCTCTATTGAGGCTAATCAACTCTTTGTTGGAAAATATATGAAGTAAAATTTGAGTTCTTGAAAAGTTATCTTGATATTCATGAGAATCCTCGAAGGCGTAGTAATTGCCTTTCACTTGATATCTTGTCGATTCTTTCAGGGGAACCACAAGCTGTACAAGGAGGAGTTGTCAAACAGTCCTTGCTGCACAACTGCTTTCTATTTCAAGGGTGCTTTCTCCTATTTTGCCACATTTAGCCGAGGACGTATGGCAGAATCTTCCTTTCCCATTCACTACAGCTGAAGGTCATGTCGCAAATTTCGTCTTCGAGTCAGGATGGCCCGTCTCAAATGAAAGACATCTTGCGTTCCCCGAAGACGATGTCTTCTTTTGGGGGAAGATTCTTGAGGTGGGTTTTTTTAGCGTAAATTTTGACAAGAAAATTACTCCcttatccacaaaaaatttaccaaaaaaaCTTTCtgatccgtccacgaaaaaattGTCACTTTCATATATAATAGTAGGGTGCACACAACTCTTACTTCACTaacaactccactcacattttatcaattt
It contains:
- the LOC130991767 gene encoding isoleucine--tRNA ligase, chloroplastic/mitochondrial isoform X1, producing MDSTLFTKPTTIYSLTKMAVQNFSYRAPLLKNYSYFSHTTATSSLLHLRRSSSARILSLLNVTRYSTCSGQDYGSSSRRRSRGPVMAAKKSEGEKQGDGKYKHTIDLPRTAFGLRANSVVREPEIQKLWDENQVFERVSSRNTGGSFVLHDGPPYANGDLHMGHALNKILKDIINRYKLLQNFQVSYVPGWDCHGLPIELKVLQSMDQDARKELTPLKLRAKAAKFAKSTVKNQLAAFKRYGIWADWDNPYLTLDPEYEAAQIEVFGKMALQGYIYRGRKPVHWSPSSRTALAEAELEYPEGHVSKSIYAIFKLVSGTTSCKLLEDFLPNLGLAIWTTTPWTIPANAAVAVNSKLQYAVVEVHSNSVDPTASSASKEKKLGRILKENNNLHLIVGLDLVPTLEAKWGVKLTVKATVTGTDLENCRYVHPVESRECPVVIGGDYITTESGTGLVHTAPGHGQEDYVTGLKYGLPVLSPVDDEGKFTEEAGQFDGLDVLGNGNIAVIKCLDENLLMIMVEPYNHKYPYDWRTKKPTIFRATEQWFASVEGFRKAAMDSINQVTWIPPQAENRISAMTSSRSDWCISRQRTWGVPIPVFYHVESKEPLMNEETIDHIKSIISQKGSDAWWYMKVEELLPEKYRDQASSYVKGTDTMDVWFDSGSSWAAVLGKRNGLSYPADLYLEGTDQHRGWFQSSLLTSIATNGKAPYLGVITHGFVLDEKGFKMSKSVGNVVDPRTVIEGGKDQKEAFGADVLRLWVSSVDYSGDVMIGNTVLRQMSDIYRKLRGTLRFLLGNLHDWKADYAVPYSELPMIDQYALFQLENVVRNIKESYDNYQFFKIFQIIQRFVVVDLSSFYLDVAKDRLYVGGTTSCTRRSCQTVLAAQLLSISRVLSPILPHLAEDVWQNLPFPFTTAEGHVANFVFESGWPVSNERHLAFPEDDVFFWGKILELRNEVNKVLEVARTQKLIGSSLEAKAYLYASDDGLVSKLVSLCSSENEADTLHRIFLTSQVEILPTIDSVKEDDVSCTGEYLIDDTSKVWIGVSRADGLKCERCWNFSPQVGSYDDHPSLCSRCHGVVCHPIPALAAAS
- the LOC130991767 gene encoding isoleucine--tRNA ligase, chloroplastic/mitochondrial isoform X2; the encoded protein is MDQDARKELTPLKLRAKAAKFAKSTVKNQLAAFKRYGIWADWDNPYLTLDPEYEAAQIEVFGKMALQGYIYRGRKPVHWSPSSRTALAEAELEYPEGHVSKSIYAIFKLVSGTTSCKLLEDFLPNLGLAIWTTTPWTIPANAAVAVNSKLQYAVVEVHSNSVDPTASSASKEKKLGRILKENNNLHLIVGLDLVPTLEAKWGVKLTVKATVTGTDLENCRYVHPVESRECPVVIGGDYITTESGTGLVHTAPGHGQEDYVTGLKYGLPVLSPVDDEGKFTEEAGQFDGLDVLGNGNIAVIKCLDENLLMIMVEPYNHKYPYDWRTKKPTIFRATEQWFASVEGFRKAAMDSINQVTWIPPQAENRISAMTSSRSDWCISRQRTWGVPIPVFYHVESKEPLMNEETIDHIKSIISQKGSDAWWYMKVEELLPEKYRDQASSYVKGTDTMDVWFDSGSSWAAVLGKRNGLSYPADLYLEGTDQHRGWFQSSLLTSIATNGKAPYLGVITHGFVLDEKGFKMSKSVGNVVDPRTVIEGGKDQKEAFGADVLRLWVSSVDYSGDVMIGNTVLRQMSDIYRKLRGTLRFLLGNLHDWKADYAVPYSELPMIDQYALFQLENVVRNIKESYDNYQFFKIFQIIQRFVVVDLSSFYLDVAKDRLYVGGTTSCTRRSCQTVLAAQLLSISRVLSPILPHLAEDVWQNLPFPFTTAEGHVANFVFESGWPVSNERHLAFPEDDVFFWGKILELRNEVNKVLEVARTQKLIGSSLEAKAYLYASDDGLVSKLVSLCSSENEADTLHRIFLTSQVEILPTIDSVKEDDVSCTGEYLIDDTSKVWIGVSRADGLKCERCWNFSPQVGSYDDHPSLCSRCHGVVCHPIPALAAAS